The sequence GTTAAGAAAACTCATTTTCATTATgaataattatttgcgagcgaGCCTCTTATTTTCATTGCAATCagtctagttttttttatttggtaccatcgtcgggggtgacaatgggtcaaatgggggtgagaatgggtcactgtttcaactacttagaatgcttttataatagattgaatgtatctggagtagactggcccagattactatggggagaaaaaaatgttgtcgaattccacggggcaccccccagaattgtgtctttgggtgagaaaatcaatctctgaaaatttcagctcaatcgcttgttgcataagctggcgcatttgatttgatgtttgtatggggatttcagccaaaatgtataggaaaatacaccttcgccactcattcgatctggaaattggttctgattgctcgattgacctcagaattgcaaaaacggcagttggtatgctacagaacaattctcgcttaacttttcaaaaggacctaagtaacatttttttcatgaattaatttgagtagtgcaatcaaaagctttcatgtttttctgttgattgcgctattcaaattaattcatgaaaaaatgttacttaggtccttttgaaaagttaagcgagaatttcacagaacattgcatgatgattaaatgaacttttatataattctcggctgatttattaggacctgatttgtgtatttttgggttttttgatcgaatcgcatcagccgaaacctatataaaagttcatttaatcatcatacaatgttctgtgaaatttttctgtagcataccaactgctgtttttgcaattctgaggtcaatcgagcaatcagaaccaatttccagatcgaatgagtgacggaggtgtattttcctgattttctcacccaaagacacaatcctgggggtgcaccgtggaattagacaacttttttgtttcctgggccagtctaatctggaggcaagaagactaaactataagagacctttttgaacgatttagcTCTACGatctccagactgccggtgagagcgatgacccattctcaccccttaGACCCATTgtacccccgatggcggtaataTAATTTGAAGCCATGAGTGACCATTACAATAGTTTAGCGGGTCAGTTCTGCCGAGAAATACGTCTGGCATTTTTTACGCAAATCAGTCCCACTATTTTCTCGATTTCGTTAATGACTAAAGTAATCAATGATCTATTTTAtgttcatacctcgcttcctgacaGAAAACCATAAGCAACGAGCCGTTGAATGActagctttggtgccaaaactgaaatgtcccctcaaCAGGTTCCCGGGGACagtccgtaggtcccggaagcggtcaaagccgtcactgttccattttatattcatacctcgcttcctgatagaaaaccatgaaaaacaaacCGTCGAATGGCAAGTTTTgacgctaaaactgaaatgtccccttctacaggttcccggggacaatccgtaggtcctggtagcggtcaaagccgtcagtggtccattttatattcatacctcgcttcctgatagaaaaccatgaaaaacaaaccgtcgaatgaccagttttggcgctaaaactgaaatgtccccttctacaggttcccggggacaatccgtaggtcccggaagcggtcaaagccgtcagtggtccattttatattcatacctcgcttcctgaaagaaaaccatgaaaaacgaaccgtcgaatgaccagttttggcgctaaaactgaaatgtccccttctacaggttccccggggacaatccgtaggtcccggtagctgtcaaagccgtcagtggtccattttatattcatacctcgcttcatgatagaaaaccatgaaaaacgaaacgtcgaatgaccagtttttacgctaaaactgaaatgtccctttctacaggttccccgggggcaccccagCGACTTTAGGATCCGTCTttttaattggtttttcattattgacGTATCAAGACTTTTGGAATGTAATCATAATTAAAGATCGGTGaaaaagcttgattcaaatgaatttgtggcctggtctcttttaaaactcccgatcggcaccgattctaaacaaatggccatatctcgctTGATCCTGgtccgatttcgaatttcaacaaatggttccaatcagaaagagccctactttatttatggttactaatattattctgtttttaatCATACCACCACAAATTCACGGTTCTGAACCTACCTtagaaaaacccggaatatctccggtatccgatgaccattgtcggttccatggacatatggtgaaactacattaaatttctagttcaggcatccctgaattatcaaaatcggataataattgacatagttacaacacatccaattatgcccaaaatttgcctatatGGACGtatgtatatggacgccatatccagataagtctgacttgcggttagcggcagtgtagatGGCAAACGGTTGCCAAACGacatcttcttattggcattacatccccacactgggacagacccgcctcgcagcttagtgttcattaagcacttccacagttgttaactgcgaggtttctaagccaggttaccatttttgcattcgtatatcatgaggctaacacgatgatacttttatgcccagggaagtcgagataatttccaatccgaaaattgcctagaccggcaccgggaatcgaacccagccaccctcagcatggtcttgctttgtagccaaacgacatcagatgcaataaaagtgcatctaaatgtgcagcgcaatgcagccgtcattgagtctgacatcagtttgaagtttagcggtccgataactgcaaaactgttgcaactatcgaattgcagtcaAAAAGCATTGCAGTCATTTACTTGCAgatatcgaacgtctactgtataaCAAATCTTCCATTAatatcaaattgaaaataaatgttATACACATGACCAATAATACCCTGTTACACGGTATACGAGAGCATCCAGCATGCAGCCATCGTGATTACGCTGTCATTTGCCAAATTCCTATCCCTCGACTGACAGCATTGTTTATTTATGATGGGACGACAGATGGAAACAGTCTTCATTTTTATTCGCTTGGTTTCAAGTCGCAGAAGGAATACATCATCGGATGTCATTGAACAAAAGAAAGGACAAAAAACTAACATTTGCAAAATAAAACCAGTTTTACAACACTACAATCGGTGACAACAATCATCATTTgattgaaaagttattcaacCGTACGTGGCTGATAAGATAATTGAAAGAAAAACGCAACGCTGCAGTGCGAAACAACAATTTCAGTagaagaaaaattatttctctcCTCACACATTCAATGGGCATGTGAAAGCCTTCGAGAAAACAGAAGGAAAACCGATGGCGGataaaatttctccaaatatGAAATTGGCATTACTGGCGACAATTTTGGTATTTTTCTACCTGTATGATTGTACACGGGCTGACAGGTGAGATTGAGCGAAGACAATGAGTTGTTTCAACATAGGTGAACAACTCAGCGTTATCTAATTGTTTATTTCATGGATTTGATATAATCTGTTCCACAATTAATATTATGGTGATGTGATTCAGTCGTAAGAAATTGAATTCAGAGCAAATATTTCAAATCAAACGGAAAAAAATACGGATGATAGTATGAGATGTTCTCGTTGTAAGATACGTATACCACGTAAGAACTTTGCACGAgatttccatattatttttccaTGACTCAATAATTATCGACTTCTCGATAATCAAGGCCTTTGCTATTTATGTTTACGATTTTATTCTACAATTTCCAGCTCATCAGAAGAGGACAATTCAACTTCAGACGAAGATGTAAATGAAGCCTTACTAGAGGAAGATCCAGAGTTCGACCTACTTATTTTCACTCAACGATGGCCTATAACGGCTTGCTATGAGTGGCGGGAGAAGGGTCCAAGCAATGATTGTGGGCTGCCTTCAGCTCAGAATATTTGGACTATCCACGGAATTTGGCCTACAAAACTGAACACCATCGGACCAAGTTTCTGTAACAAGACTGCAGTTTTTAACGTGACTGAACTGGATGGAATCGAGCAACAACTGGAGCAATTTTGGATAAATGTCGAGAAAAATAAACCTTATGATTCGTTATGGCGGCACGAGTGGCTGAAGCATGGAACTTGCGCCGCAGCCGTCTTGGTCCAGCTTAATACGGAGAATAAGTACTTTGGTCAGGGCCTATC comes from Armigeres subalbatus isolate Guangzhou_Male chromosome 2, GZ_Asu_2, whole genome shotgun sequence and encodes:
- the LOC134212520 gene encoding ribonuclease Oy, translating into MADKISPNMKLALLATILVFFYLYDCTRADSSSEEDNSTSDEDVNEALLEEDPEFDLLIFTQRWPITACYEWREKGPSNDCGLPSAQNIWTIHGIWPTKLNTIGPSFCNKTAVFNVTELDGIEQQLEQFWINVEKNKPYDSLWRHEWLKHGTCAAAVLVQLNTENKYFGQGLSWLQQHSMADVLGKGGVLPGNNYTVIEIHQVLMEQLQRNAAIECYHDKATKHQFLNEIRVCFNKYLELEDCDGILFEDVFIDQPQGKLITNCNLNKPIIYPATIPSLRSQKENKSPEILLEEYKRKKAQEKKTMKFWVNIYKLIQLLKWATM